From Apium graveolens cultivar Ventura chromosome 9, ASM990537v1, whole genome shotgun sequence, the proteins below share one genomic window:
- the LOC141685322 gene encoding uncharacterized protein LOC141685322 gives MGLTHLFFSDDVLFFSHGSQESVMHIMNSIARFSNWNGLTPGIHKSNSYLCNCDSDFTTWFDSLLIPRGNLPVQFLGVPLISTQLCVNDWPDLLLWNGIDAAKAKTWDIWDSIRFKAEMVPWHTGVWHKLRVNRYAHHQWVFCHGRLQTLARLHRFGLVESQQCFLGICARETDSHIFLHCSYSNWILRSLMAPLDIVIHGESWNSFITYLIHLADKTKSILALCCAQIFCYHIWRERNARAHDSDVFGPRKLLTGIHKDFIARLNSSAWFSKVLDSRLDFIHFISL, from the exons ATGGGTCTAACCCATCTATTTTTTTCTGATGATGTGCTATTTTTCAGTCATGGGTCTCAAGAATCTGTTATGCACATTATGAACTCCATTGCAAGGTTCTCAAATTGGAATGGTCTAACCCCGGGCATCCATAAAAGTAACAGCTACCTGTGCAATTGTGACAGTGACTTCACTACTTGGTTTGATTCGTTGTTGATTCCCAGAGGCAACTTACCAGTTCAGTTTCTTGGGGTTCCTTTAATAAGCACCCAGCTTTGTGTGAACGACT GGCCTGATCTTTTATTGTGGAATGGTATTGATGCTGCTAAGGCAAAAACCTGGGATATCTGGGACTCTATTCGTTTTAAAGCTGAGATGGTTCCTTGGCACACAGGGGTTTGGCATAAACTTCGCGTGAATCGTTATGCACATCACCAATGGGTTTTTTGTCACGGAAGACTTCAGACTCTAGCTCGTCTCCATAGATTTGGCCTTGTGGAATCACAACAGTGCTTCCTGGGTATTTGTGCTCGAGAAACAGACTCGCATATTTTTCTTCATTGCTCGTATAGCAATTGGATTCTACGCAGTCTAATGGCACCGTTAGATATTGTCATTCATGGGGAGTCCTGGAACAGTTTCATCACCTATCTCATACATCTCGCGGATAAAACTAAGAGCATTCTGGCTCTTTGTTGTGCTCAAATTTTCTGCTATCATATTTGGCGTGAGCGTAATGCGCGAGCTCATGATTCAGATGTTTTTGGTCCAAGAAAGCTGTTAACTGGGATCCACAAAGATTTTATTGCTAGACTTAACAGCTCGGCTTGGTTTTCCAAAGTACTAGATAGTAGACTAGATTTTATTCATTTTATTAGCTTGTAG